CACGAAAAAAACGGGCACACCGGCCGCTTCGTAGCGCGCCGCGATGGGCTCTAGCCATTGCCGACGGTATGTCGCATACGAGGGGCTGGGTTGCGCGACGGCGAGAACCTGGCGCGCAATGGCGGCACGTTCGTCGCTGGAAACGCCGGGCGGATATTCGATCGTGTTCTTTTCGAAATCGACGCGCAGACCGGCAAGCGTTTCGCTTCGGGGATGTGATGAGAGCGGATCGTAGGCGGGGGCGCGAGCCGCATTCTGCAAGGCCTTCACCCGGCCGAGCGGATCGGCCGCGAGTGCTTGAAAATCGTCTCGCAGTTCCGTGCCGCGCCAGAAGAGATCGATGCCGTACTCCACACGCTCGCGCGGATCGGAGAACGAGCCGGCTAGCTTGGGAAGATCGAGTAAGCGCGTTTGAAAGACGACGTATCGCAAATCCATCGGCCGGTCGTCGCCGTCGAGGCTGCCGATGGCGCTGTCGTCGTCGGCATACGTATCGACCGGAATGACGACCGCACGCAGTCGGTTCGAATCCGGATCGACTGCACGCACGAAAAACGGCCAACAGCGCGGCGTCGTTCCCGGCACGCCGCCATTGAGAAATCGCAAGCGACCGCTGGCGGCGCTCGCGACGCGTGGATCGAGACCCGAATAAATCCGCGAATCGCCGAGGACGAGCACATCGGTGCGCGGGTCGACGGAGGCGGCGCGGAACTGCTCGATCGCCGCTTCGAAACTGCCCGTGCTCGAGGATGGATCGAGGATGTCGCGATAGAGGTTGGTTCGAAACGCGATGGCATCGGCAAGCGCGAAGATTGCAAAGGCGGCCGCAATGAGTAAAGCGGCCGTCTTCCTTTCAGATCCGCGCAACCGTGCAAGCACCGCCGCGTCCCTTGCTCGAAAACGGGCGTGAGGCCTTTCGCGGTCGGGCCGGGTTATGGCGTTGGGGTATGCTGCTCACCTAGCCATGCAGAGTTCGTTTCATCACCGACCAGGCGCTCCGGTCGCGCTGATTACCTTGACGGTCATGCTCGGCCTGATTATGGCGATCATCGACACGACCATCGTCAACGTCGCATTGACGACGATCGGCGGCAATCTCGGCGCGACGGTCGACGAGGTTGCTTGGGTGGCGACGGGTTACATTCTCGCTAACGTCGTCATCATGCCGCTCAACGGCTGGCTGACCGCACTGATGGGCCGCAAGGCCTTTTACGCAACGTCTCTGGCGCTCTTTACGGTGGCGTCGTTTTTTTGCGGAACGGCGCGTTCGATCTGGGTGCTCGTGATTTACCGCGTCATTCAGGGCATCGGCGGCGGCGCACTTCAGCCGACCGCACAAGCCATTCTTTTTGAGACCTTCCCGGCCGAACGACGCGGCGCGGCAATGGCGATCTTCGGGATGGGCGCAATGGTGGGTCCGGCCATCGGCCCGACCTTGGGCGGTTGGATCGTCGATAATGCCAGTTGGCCCCTCATCTTCTACATCAACGTCCCCATCGGCATCGCCGCCTGCTTAATGACGCTCGCCTTCATTCCAAATCCGAAGTATATCGCCAAACCCAAGGGCGGAATCGATTGGATCGGACTCGGTCTGCTGACCGCCGGCCTCGCATCGTTGCAGTTCGTCCTCGAGCAAGGCGAGCGTGACGACTGGTTCCAATCGCAGACGATTCTGCTCTTCAGCACGATCGCTATCGTTTCGCTCGTGGTCTTCGTGATCAAGACGTTGCGCGACCGATACCCATTGGTCGACTTGAACGTTTTTCGCTTTCGCTCGTTCTCGGTCGGTTCGTTCTTGGGGATCATCATGGGCTTCGGTCTCTTTGGAACGGCCCTCGTTCTTCCGCTCTTCTTTCAAAATACGTTGGGTTTTACCGCGTTCGACACCGGTATGGCGCTGATGCCTGGCGCCTTCTCAACCGCCATTTCGATGATGATTATCGGGCGCATGCTCAACCGCATCGATGGTCGCTGGTCGATTGTCTTCGGGACCCTGCTGTTTGCATGGTCGACCTGGCTTTTGGGAGGCCTCACGGTACAGGCCGGATATTGGGACGTCTTTTGGCCGCGCGTCGTGCAGGGATTCGCGCTCGGCTTTCTTTTCGTGCCGCTCACCACCATTGCGCTCAGCGACGTGCCGGTGCCCAAGCTCGCCGGTGCGACCGGCGTTCTGACGCTCTTACGCCAGCTCGGCGGCAGCCTCGGCATCGCGATCTTGACGACACTGCTCACGCACCAGACCGCAATAGCGTGGAATGTGCTGGCGTCGGGCGTTACGCAGACCCACGGTTATTCCGTCGGCCAGCTGACCGGTATGGTCGCCCAGCAATCGACGATGATCGCCTACAACTACGTCTTCCGCGTAACCGCCGTCGTCTTCGTTCTTTCAACACCACTGGTCTTTTTGATTCGACGCCGCCCGCGGGCGGCAGCAGTCGCCGCGCCCGAACAACAAGCGGCCTGATTCTGGCATATCGAGTTGGTTCAGTGACGGATCTGTGCGGACGCCATCAAGGCCTACGTTGATCTATCTGTGCACACGCTATCGCGATCCTGGGCTTCGGGTTTGCACGGCAAACAGCTCGCATCTAAGAGATGCCGCAAGCTACGGAGCTAGCGCGGCTATTGGTAGCGTTTGCCATTCGTACACTAACCTCTCATATCGCAGCTTCGCCACGCGGGTCTTCACGGAGCCGGTTGACCACCCACGCAGCAGTAAAACCTATCACTGGCAGCGCCAGGGGATCGAAATGTATGACGCGCGAGAAGACGTACATTGGAGCAACGATAAACGCCGCAACCGCCACAGCGATCCTTTTTGGGGTCGCGCTCGTGACCAATAGCCAAAGGACTGGTAACATCAGCAGCGCGTCGTAGCCATATGCGTGGGGCGCCGTTGCTAAAGCAATTGCTGGCAACATCGTCGCCGCCTCTATGCGCGATGTTCGCGTTAGGAGCATGGCGCAGGAGACCAATGACACAATGGCCAGAACCCAGCCTTCAATCGGCGAAAGTCCGACATGGATCAAGATGCCTGGAATGCCGATGGCGTAATCGCCATCAACAGCACGATCGTAGTTATATAAACTCGACAGCATGTGGATGTACGGTCGTGGCCATAACGCATCATGGACAGCGGCCGCGCTCAAGGCGTACCAGATCACCAAAGTGACCGCGACGATGCATGTTGCTTTCCGTTGTTGAAAGACAACAAGTAACACGAAAAGTGGTATGCCAACTGTGGGCTTATAAAAACTGAGTCCCACGGCAAGACCCAAGAGCGTCTCGTCGCGCCTGACGAATGCATAGATCGCCAGCATGACAAGCAAAAGTCCGAACGGCGTATTCTGCCCTAGGCAAACTGCAATAGTCAGTGGAAACCACGCTACGAGCATTGCGCTCGTTACGAGCACAGGCAATCGATAAACCCTTGAAGCCAGAAAAGAGGCCAGAAATGCGCAACACAGCATGAATGCTGAATAAATGAAATAACTGGCGGTTCGACTGAACCCGCCAATGAGCCACAGAGCCCATGCCACGCCGGGTGTGTAGGCGAAACGCGCGCGACTCAATAGCTCTGGTGTACCAACATAATGCGCCGCGTTCCAAAAGATCTTCCAGTCGTCGCCCGCGCCTTTGACCGTAAGGGCTCCCTGTATTACCCATAGAATCCCGAGAATTAAGAACGACAACGCTATGAGGCGGCGCCTGTCATCCATATAACGGTAACCGGGTTGTTCCAGCGGCGCGTTTGGAAATGGTTTCAAAAGCTATAGGGTTTTCGGTTTGACGACGTCATTATGTTTAGCGAGACGGCATCGTCAACGCCCCACCGGCATCGACTTTCCAAG
This Candidatus Eremiobacterota bacterium DNA region includes the following protein-coding sequences:
- a CDS encoding DUF2029 domain-containing protein — protein: MKPFPNAPLEQPGYRYMDDRRRLIALSFLILGILWVIQGALTVKGAGDDWKIFWNAAHYVGTPELLSRARFAYTPGVAWALWLIGGFSRTASYFIYSAFMLCCAFLASFLASRVYRLPVLVTSAMLVAWFPLTIAVCLGQNTPFGLLLVMLAIYAFVRRDETLLGLAVGLSFYKPTVGIPLFVLLVVFQQRKATCIVAVTLVIWYALSAAAVHDALWPRPYIHMLSSLYNYDRAVDGDYAIGIPGILIHVGLSPIEGWVLAIVSLVSCAMLLTRTSRIEAATMLPAIALATAPHAYGYDALLMLPVLWLLVTSATPKRIAVAVAAFIVAPMYVFSRVIHFDPLALPVIGFTAAWVVNRLREDPRGEAAI
- a CDS encoding DHA2 family efflux MFS transporter permease subunit, giving the protein MQSSFHHRPGAPVALITLTVMLGLIMAIIDTTIVNVALTTIGGNLGATVDEVAWVATGYILANVVIMPLNGWLTALMGRKAFYATSLALFTVASFFCGTARSIWVLVIYRVIQGIGGGALQPTAQAILFETFPAERRGAAMAIFGMGAMVGPAIGPTLGGWIVDNASWPLIFYINVPIGIAACLMTLAFIPNPKYIAKPKGGIDWIGLGLLTAGLASLQFVLEQGERDDWFQSQTILLFSTIAIVSLVVFVIKTLRDRYPLVDLNVFRFRSFSVGSFLGIIMGFGLFGTALVLPLFFQNTLGFTAFDTGMALMPGAFSTAISMMIIGRMLNRIDGRWSIVFGTLLFAWSTWLLGGLTVQAGYWDVFWPRVVQGFALGFLFVPLTTIALSDVPVPKLAGATGVLTLLRQLGGSLGIAILTTLLTHQTAIAWNVLASGVTQTHGYSVGQLTGMVAQQSTMIAYNYVFRVTAVVFVLSTPLVFLIRRRPRAAAVAAPEQQAA